Proteins from one Homalodisca vitripennis isolate AUS2020 chromosome 3, UT_GWSS_2.1, whole genome shotgun sequence genomic window:
- the LOC124358017 gene encoding uncharacterized protein LOC124358017: MERHCCASRSPSLESVHVDSHCHSHKHKGQTKVKSSKCSKHGVTHVGGLAQVSESCNHQLGHLGETLGHVEVINSPIVVQKGGTHSPPLGHVATIVGPKLEQEEKTCGPTLSKLEAPIGAHLVQGKPEHDDNPVETETKCEALVKDNTPSIEDDVNLQERICDVAVSQEN; the protein is encoded by the exons ATGGAGAGACATTGCTGTGCCAGTCGCTCTCCCAGCCTCGAGTCTGTCCACGTTGATTCTCACTGTCACTCACACAAGCACAAG GGGCAGACAAAAGTGAAAAGTTCAAAATGCAGTAAACACGGTGTCACTCATGTTGGTGGCCTAGCACAAGTGTCTGAGTCCTGCAACCACCAACTGGGTCATTTGGGAGAGACGCTGGGTCACGTAGAAGTGATCAACAGCCCAATAGTGGTTCAAAAGGGGGGAACTCACTCCCCACCATTGGGTCACGTGGCAACCATTGTTGGGCCAAAACTCGAACAAGAGGAGAAAACTTGCGGCCCAACACTAAGCAAACTGGAAGCCCCTATCGGAGCTCATCTTGTTCAAGGAAAGCCGGAACACGATGACAATCCTGTAGAGACTGAAACCAAATGTGAAGCTCTAGTCAAAGACAACACGCCAAGTATAGAAGATGATGTGAATCTGCAGGAAAGGATTTGTGATGTTGCAGTCTCGCAGGAAAATTAG